The nucleotide sequence TAAATTTTGAAATATTAGTACCTTAGGGGGCTAACAGAGTTATTTTAAAAAATAAATCATAAATTTTCTTCTACATGAATAAATCTATGCAATCTATTACCCTTAACTCTTTTAAAGTATTAACGGTAATAGCCTTAGGATCTTCGCCAATGATGACGATGAGCGCGCAAGAAAAAAATCAACACGCTACAGAAATGACAGAGAAACAGAATTTCAGCAATCCATTATTGCAAAAATGGAACGGACCCTATGGAGGTGTTCCAGCTTTTAACAAAATGGACCTGCAACAACTAAAACCAGCTATGGAAGAAGCTATGAAGCTTCATCTAGAACAAATAGAAGCAATTGCTAATAACAAAAAACCGGCAACCTTTGAGAATACCATACTTGCTATGGAGAGTGCCGGGAAGCCATTAGATAGAGTCTTCACTTATTATGGAATTTGGAGTAGCAACCTTTCTTCGCCAGAGTTTCGTGAAATTCAGCAGGTATTAGCTCCGGAGATCTCAGATTATTCTTCTAAGATCTCACAAAATGAGAAGCTTTTTAAGAGAATAAAAGCAGTTTATGACAAATCTAAAAAAGAGCCTTTAGAGGCAGATCAACAAAGAGTGGTACAGCTCATCTATGAAAATTTTGCCATGGAAGGTGCTAATTTAGACGCGAAGGCAAAAGAACGTTATGCAGCTATCAATAAAGAGCTTAGTAAACTTTATACAGATTTCTCTAATAATATTCTTGCAGATGAAGAAAATTATGTGGAATATCTAAATGAAGATCAATTAGGCGGTTTGCCAGATTCTTTTGTAAAAGCTGCGGCAAAGGCTGCTCAAGACAGAGATCATGATGGTGAATATGCAATAACCAACAGTAGATCTTCTATGGATCCTTTTCTTACTTATTCTACACAACGCGAATTAAGAGAGAAAGTTTGGAAAACCTACTATTCTCGTGCAGATAATGGAGATGAATACGATAATAATGAGAACATTGTTAAGATCTTAAAACTTCGTGATGAGCGTGTAGAGCTAATGGGTTATGAAAATTTTGCTGAATGGAGATTGCAGAACAGAATGGCCAAAAATCCGAAGAATGCTATGAACCTTATGAATGCAGTTTGGCCCGCCGCTCTTGCAAGAGTTGAAGAAGAGGTTGCAGATATGCAAGCGCTTGCAGATGCCGAAGATGCAAACATCACTATCAAACCTTGGGACTATAGATATTATGCAGAAAAAGTAAGAAAAGATAAGTATGATCTAGATTCTGATGAAGTAAAGCAATACCTCCAGTTAGACAATCTTACACAAGCGCTATTCTTTACAGCAGGAGAATTATTCAATTTTGATTTTACCCCTGTAGAAGAAGGTAGCGTTCCTGTTTTCCATCCAGATGTAAAAGTTTGGGAGGTTACAGATAAAACCAGTAAAAAACTTATTGGACTTTGGTACTTAGACCCTTATGGACGCAAAGGAAAACGTTCTGGAGCATGGGCTACCACCTATAGAAGTTACACCAATTATGAGGGTGAAGAAACTGTACTTGCTTCTAATAATTCTAATTTTGTAAAACCTGCATCGGGAGAAGTCTCCTTAGTTTCATGGGATGATGCAGAAACTTTTTTCCATGAATTTGGACATGCTTTACACTTTTTATCTGCAGATGTAAAATATCCAACCCTTCAAAGCGGCGTTAGAGATTATACCGAGTTCCAATCTCAATTATTAGAGCGATGGTTATCTACAGATAAAGTGATAGAAAAATTCTTATTAAATGCTAAAACAGGAGAGCCTATGCCGGCAGAACTAGTAGCTAAAATTAAGAAGGCTTCCACTTTTAATCAAGGTTTTGCTACTACAGAATTTTTAGCTTCAGCTTTAATGGATATGAAATATCATACTACAGATCCAGATAAGATTGGAGATCCAAGAACGTTTGAAAAAGAAACTCTTAAAGAATTGAACATGCCGGAAGAGATCGTGATGCGTCACCGTTCTCCTCATTTTGGTCATGTATTTTCTGGGGAAGGCTATGCAACCGGATATTACGGATACCTTTGGGCAGATGTCTTAACTGCAGATGCTGCAGAAGCTTTTGCTAATGCTCCTGGAGGTTTTTATGATAAAGAAGTGGCTCATAAATTGGTTAAGTTTCTATTTGCCCCTAGAAACGCTATGGATCCAGCAGAGGCATATAAGAAATTTAGAGGAAGAGATGCTAATATAGATGCACTCATGAGAGACCGTGGGTTCCCTGTTCCGGCAAAAGAAGAGAATAAATAATTATATCCTCTTAAAATTAATATTATGGGCTATGCAAACAAACTGCGTAGCCCATTTTTGATGATAAATTCAAAACTTTTGTTCTAATATTTTTAACACCTTTAATAGCATAACTTTATATCTTTACCTCTAAAATCCTGAAATTGAATAAAACAGTTAAGAAGAGCTTAAAAGTACTTGCTTGGATAGTGGGTATCATCATTGGTCTTTTCCTACTCATCGTCTTATTGCTTCAAGTTCCGGCAATACAAAATGTAGTCAAGAAAAAAGCGGTTAGCTTTATTGAAGGAAAAATCCATACCCCCGTTTCCATAGACAGATTAGAGATTGGTCTTCCAAAAAAGATAGTGCTTTCAGGATTTTATTTTGAAGATCAGGAACAAGACACTTTGATCTACGGTAAAAGATTAGCTATTGATATTAGCCTTTTTAAATTAATAAGCAGTGATGTAGAGATCAATTCTATAGAATTAGAAGGAACTCAAGCTTATATTAAAAGAAACAAAGATTCTGTTTTTAATTTTGATTATATAATAGAAGCCTTTGCTACGCCAACCACAGATACCACTGCAACGTCTACCATTACTTTAGGAGATATAGCACTAGATCAGATCAAGTTTAAATTTGAAGATGCTATCACCAAAACAAATATCGATCTTCAGCTTCAACATTTTGATACGTATGTAGAAACTTTTGATCTTGATAAAATGAATTTTTCTGTTCCAGATATCAATATGGACGGCTTGACCTTGAGAGTATATCAGGATGCATTAGCAATTAATTCTATTGCAACTCCTTCAGAAGAAAATAGTAGCGTAACAGATAGTACTGCCCCTTTCAACATAAACCTCGAAGATATACGGCTCTCTAATATCGACATTAAATTCAATAGCCATCAGAGCAAAATGAATGCTAAGATCGCGCTTAGGGAGTTATCCTTAGATTTTGATGATTTCAATTTTGCAGATCAAAACGTTGTAATTAATGACTTTGAAGTTGATGGCCTTAATGGAAATGTACTTTTGCTTAAAGATGAAAAATTAGTTAATAACGCTCAAGATAGTACTGCTACTTCAGCTCCGATTCTATGGAAAGTTGCTGTTGCTGAAACCAATTTAAGCAATATCAATTTTAAATTTAAAGATGAAAATGCTAAGCCGGTTGAGGAGGGAATAGATTATATGGATCTAGAACTTACCAATATCAATTTGGAAGCCGATGATCTTGAATATACCGCAGATCGTATTTCTGGTGCTATTTCAGCATTTACTATGAAAGACAAATCCGGACTTTATATTAAATCGTTACATACCGATTTTCTTTACGCTAGTACTTCTTCTTATCTAAAAGATCTTTACATAGAAACGCCGGAGAGTATTATTCGTAAAAAAGTAGTGTTAGGATATCCATCTTTAGAAGCGATGCAAGATGATCCCGGAACTATAGAAATAGATGCAGAATTTGAAGAGAGTAAGATCGCATTTCAAGATATTTTGATCTTGGCTCCAGAACTTAAAAATACCAATCCGTTTCAATCTAATCCAAATGCGGTGCTTTATGTAGATGGTAAGATTTCTGGGAAATTGAACGATCTAAAAGTGGAGCAATTTAGCGCTTCAGTAATTGGAAGCACCAGAGTAAGCGCTACTGGAACTATTAAAGGATTACCAGATGTAGAAAATGCCAGATTCAATTTAAATATTTCTGAATTTACCTCTACCGCTCAAGATATTAAAGAATTTGTACCAGAAGGAACCATTCCTAGTAATATCACGTTACCGAAAAGAATGAATTTAAAAGGAAGTTTTGCCGGTTCTATGCAAAATTTTAAAGCAGATCTAAAACTGAAAAGCAGCTCGGG is from Gillisia sp. Hel1_33_143 and encodes:
- a CDS encoding M3 family metallopeptidase, which encodes MSAQEKNQHATEMTEKQNFSNPLLQKWNGPYGGVPAFNKMDLQQLKPAMEEAMKLHLEQIEAIANNKKPATFENTILAMESAGKPLDRVFTYYGIWSSNLSSPEFREIQQVLAPEISDYSSKISQNEKLFKRIKAVYDKSKKEPLEADQQRVVQLIYENFAMEGANLDAKAKERYAAINKELSKLYTDFSNNILADEENYVEYLNEDQLGGLPDSFVKAAAKAAQDRDHDGEYAITNSRSSMDPFLTYSTQRELREKVWKTYYSRADNGDEYDNNENIVKILKLRDERVELMGYENFAEWRLQNRMAKNPKNAMNLMNAVWPAALARVEEEVADMQALADAEDANITIKPWDYRYYAEKVRKDKYDLDSDEVKQYLQLDNLTQALFFTAGELFNFDFTPVEEGSVPVFHPDVKVWEVTDKTSKKLIGLWYLDPYGRKGKRSGAWATTYRSYTNYEGEETVLASNNSNFVKPASGEVSLVSWDDAETFFHEFGHALHFLSADVKYPTLQSGVRDYTEFQSQLLERWLSTDKVIEKFLLNAKTGEPMPAELVAKIKKASTFNQGFATTEFLASALMDMKYHTTDPDKIGDPRTFEKETLKELNMPEEIVMRHRSPHFGHVFSGEGYATGYYGYLWADVLTADAAEAFANAPGGFYDKEVAHKLVKFLFAPRNAMDPAEAYKKFRGRDANIDALMRDRGFPVPAKEENK